In one window of Microbacterium sp. PM5 DNA:
- a CDS encoding methylated-DNA--[protein]-cysteine S-methyltransferase, with protein sequence MTSTAAYSVHPTPIGEALIVVADGGLVALDVLDVSLTAADRHLEAISARRNGAIVPDAVATADVAAQLDEYFAGTRRRFTLDLDLRGVDGFARRALEAMDEIPYGETASYGELAILAGSPGAHRAAGSACARTPISIVIPAHRVVRADGSIGEYGGHPERKRFLLDLEARVVRDGFPRSAAV encoded by the coding sequence ATGACCTCGACCGCCGCATACTCGGTGCACCCGACACCGATCGGCGAGGCCCTCATCGTCGTCGCCGATGGGGGCCTCGTCGCCCTCGACGTGCTGGACGTGTCGCTGACCGCGGCCGACCGCCACCTCGAAGCGATCAGCGCTCGCCGCAACGGCGCCATCGTGCCGGATGCCGTGGCCACCGCCGACGTGGCCGCCCAGCTCGACGAATACTTCGCGGGCACGCGTCGACGCTTCACTCTCGATCTCGACCTGCGCGGAGTCGATGGTTTCGCGCGCCGCGCGCTCGAGGCGATGGACGAGATCCCCTACGGCGAGACGGCGTCGTACGGCGAGCTGGCCATCCTCGCCGGCTCCCCGGGAGCCCACCGCGCGGCGGGATCGGCGTGCGCCCGCACCCCCATCTCGATCGTGATCCCGGCGCATCGCGTCGTGCGCGCCGATGGGTCCATCGGCGAGTACGGCGGACACCCCGAACGCAAACGGTTTCTCCTCGATCTCGAAGCCCGCGTCGTCCGCGACGGCTTCCCTCGGTCCGCCGCCGTGTAG
- a CDS encoding carboxylesterase/lipase family protein, translating to MSNTTQTPDTLTPCIVTAPAGTFRGAVRNDVRSWRGIRYAEAPVGERRWRDPVPAAAATGEVDATAFGPACPQVRTPAIALGEDAVLDEDCLMLNVWAPGADAAAGARPVMVWLHGGAYTFGASSQRTYDATSLVTRGDVVVVTINYRLAAFGFLDLSGLLPDGGFDRNLALKDVLLALRWVRENIAAFGGDPDRVTVFGESAGGGLVTTLLATPSAEGLFHRAIAQSSPASSMYGIDRARDVAERFVRELGIDQTDAASTAAALRAASADELVTAGMTVYAQVPDEAPGTLAFAPIVDGDLLPEAPATVLHEGRGLPVPLMIGTNKDEASLFKFMKSPLIPITEERIMAMFSDMAADNPTVELPSVAQVQTAYENVRKNAVGLGVARDIGFRMPTVWIAEGHAAAAPVWLYRFDHATPFLRLIGLGATHGSELAYLWGVFASGPKDPTFRLGGKRAGEVISARMQERWAAFAHGRTPDADGVAGAPHWPAYDPAATRATLVIERHDTVVDDLDAALRAAWGDQVLDFH from the coding sequence ATGTCGAACACCACCCAGACCCCTGACACCCTGACCCCCTGCATCGTCACCGCCCCGGCGGGCACCTTCCGCGGCGCCGTCCGCAACGACGTCCGTTCGTGGCGCGGCATCCGCTACGCCGAAGCCCCGGTCGGCGAGCGCCGCTGGCGCGACCCGGTGCCGGCAGCCGCCGCGACCGGAGAGGTCGACGCCACCGCGTTCGGGCCGGCCTGTCCCCAGGTGCGCACGCCCGCGATCGCCCTGGGCGAGGACGCCGTGCTCGACGAGGACTGCCTGATGCTCAACGTCTGGGCACCCGGCGCCGACGCTGCGGCGGGCGCACGACCGGTGATGGTGTGGCTGCACGGCGGCGCGTACACCTTCGGGGCGTCCAGCCAGCGCACGTACGATGCGACCTCGCTGGTCACACGGGGCGACGTGGTCGTGGTGACCATCAACTATCGCCTGGCCGCTTTCGGCTTCCTCGATCTGTCGGGTCTTCTGCCCGACGGCGGCTTCGATCGCAACCTGGCGCTGAAGGACGTGCTGCTCGCCCTGCGTTGGGTACGGGAGAACATCGCCGCGTTCGGCGGCGACCCCGACCGGGTGACCGTGTTCGGCGAGTCCGCCGGCGGCGGCCTGGTCACGACGCTGCTGGCGACGCCGTCGGCCGAGGGGCTCTTCCACCGCGCGATCGCGCAGTCCTCCCCCGCGTCGAGCATGTACGGCATCGATCGGGCGCGCGACGTCGCGGAGCGCTTCGTGCGCGAGCTCGGCATCGACCAGACGGATGCCGCGTCCACCGCCGCGGCGCTGCGCGCGGCATCCGCCGACGAGCTCGTGACCGCCGGGATGACGGTGTACGCGCAGGTGCCCGACGAGGCACCCGGAACGTTGGCGTTCGCGCCGATCGTCGACGGCGACCTGCTGCCGGAGGCACCGGCCACGGTGCTGCACGAGGGTCGCGGACTACCGGTTCCCCTCATGATCGGCACCAACAAGGATGAGGCGTCGCTGTTCAAGTTCATGAAGTCGCCCCTCATCCCGATCACCGAAGAGCGCATCATGGCGATGTTCTCCGACATGGCCGCCGATAACCCCACTGTCGAGCTGCCCTCGGTCGCCCAGGTGCAGACGGCGTACGAGAACGTGCGCAAGAACGCGGTGGGGCTCGGGGTCGCCCGCGACATCGGCTTCCGCATGCCCACCGTGTGGATCGCCGAGGGGCACGCCGCGGCGGCCCCGGTGTGGCTGTACCGCTTCGATCACGCGACACCCTTCCTGCGATTGATCGGTCTCGGCGCGACGCACGGCAGCGAGCTGGCCTACCTGTGGGGCGTCTTCGCGAGCGGCCCCAAGGACCCCACGTTCCGCCTCGGCGGCAAGCGCGCGGGCGAGGTGATCTCCGCCCGCATGCAGGAGCGGTGGGCCGCCTTCGCGCACGGGCGCACACCCGATGCGGACGGCGTCGCCGGCGCTCCGCACTGGCCGGCCTACGACCCCGCCGCCACCCGCGCGACCCTGGTCATCGAGCGCCACGACACCGTCGTCGATGACCTGGATGCGGCTCTGCGCGCTGCGTGGGGCGATCAGGTCCTCGACTTCCACTGA
- a CDS encoding Lsr2 family protein → MARKIVHQLVDDLDGTVLEVGDGETVLFSLDGTAYEIDLTTDNAAALRDALAPYVAAARSVSSRAAAPRRAGARGQRRSQQRDYGPIREWAAKNGFTVSERGRVPASVLEAYDAAH, encoded by the coding sequence ATGGCCCGCAAAATCGTTCACCAGCTCGTCGATGACCTGGACGGCACCGTTCTCGAAGTCGGTGACGGTGAGACCGTCCTGTTCTCGCTGGACGGCACCGCGTATGAGATCGACCTCACGACCGACAACGCCGCCGCGCTTCGCGACGCGCTGGCGCCCTACGTCGCCGCGGCGCGCAGCGTCTCGTCGCGCGCGGCCGCGCCGCGCCGCGCCGGCGCCCGCGGACAGCGCCGCTCTCAGCAGCGCGATTACGGTCCCATCCGCGAGTGGGCCGCCAAGAACGGTTTCACGGTGTCGGAGCGCGGACGCGTCCCCGCCTCGGTCCTCGAGGCCTACGACGCCGCGCACTGA
- a CDS encoding LuxR C-terminal-related transcriptional regulator → MATPTPLTDSDLLAHAVEDLATRTGLPVAFGGFERANAVEVTSIVGNRTPHLSGLVVHASRGLGGRALVERRPRLALDYRSSRNITHDYDRAILGEGISTLFAVPVLVAGRARGVLYCGSWSPSPFGEATARMALQVASDLATELRVREEVQRRLAVAPASTPGVDPVLREHLRDTYAQLRRIAADVPDAAIRRRLAEIEQRLADLTRDDGASTETLDVKLSPREIDVLACAALGQTNAEIAVALGLREGTVKSYLQSAMAKLDTGTRHAAVTRARRAGLLP, encoded by the coding sequence ATGGCGACGCCGACCCCGCTCACTGACAGTGATCTGCTGGCCCATGCCGTCGAGGATCTGGCCACGCGGACAGGCCTTCCCGTCGCCTTCGGCGGTTTCGAGAGAGCGAACGCGGTCGAGGTCACCTCGATCGTCGGAAACCGCACGCCCCACCTGTCGGGGCTGGTCGTGCACGCCAGCCGTGGGCTCGGCGGACGCGCCCTCGTCGAGCGGCGCCCGCGACTCGCTCTCGACTACCGGTCCTCGCGCAACATCACCCACGATTACGATCGCGCGATCCTCGGCGAGGGGATCTCGACGCTGTTCGCTGTGCCCGTGCTCGTCGCCGGGCGCGCACGCGGCGTGCTCTACTGCGGTTCCTGGTCGCCGTCACCTTTCGGGGAGGCCACCGCGCGCATGGCGCTCCAGGTCGCGAGCGATCTGGCGACGGAGTTGCGGGTCAGAGAAGAGGTGCAGCGCCGGCTCGCCGTCGCCCCGGCATCCACGCCCGGTGTCGACCCCGTGCTGCGCGAGCACCTGCGCGACACGTACGCACAGTTGCGTCGCATCGCCGCCGACGTTCCCGATGCCGCCATCCGGCGCCGTCTCGCCGAGATCGAACAGCGCCTCGCCGATCTGACCCGCGACGACGGTGCGAGCACGGAGACGCTCGACGTGAAGCTGTCGCCGCGTGAGATCGATGTGCTCGCGTGCGCGGCACTGGGCCAGACCAACGCCGAGATCGCTGTCGCACTCGGCTTGCGGGAGGGCACCGTCAAGTCGTATCTGCAGTCGGCGATGGCCAAACTCGACACGGGCACGCGCCACGCCGCGGTGACACGGGCGCGACGCGCGGGATTGCTCCCCTGA
- a CDS encoding GAP family protein: MNDLHNLLPLAVGMLLSPLPIVAIVAIVLAPRGRSCAPAYTAVYTLVAFAVTGLGALGAARASASSSPAAQTVSLILAIVLALGFTVFAVASWMSRPKNGTPATAPKWLAAIDSVTPLSAAGLGLVMAATNTKNIPLELKAGALIGEAHLAPLAAVGLCLAIALAGSLLLVIPALVQLTGTARVHSALQALKSQLIMHNAAMMTVLFAILAANELAQVIHRLAA; encoded by the coding sequence GTGAACGACCTGCACAACCTTCTTCCCCTCGCGGTGGGCATGCTGCTGTCCCCGCTGCCCATCGTGGCGATCGTGGCGATCGTGCTCGCCCCGCGTGGACGCTCGTGCGCTCCCGCCTACACCGCGGTCTACACGCTCGTCGCGTTCGCCGTCACGGGGCTGGGCGCACTCGGCGCGGCCCGCGCGTCGGCATCGAGCAGCCCCGCAGCGCAGACGGTCTCACTGATCCTGGCGATCGTCCTCGCCCTCGGCTTCACCGTGTTCGCCGTCGCCAGCTGGATGTCGCGTCCGAAGAACGGCACGCCCGCGACGGCGCCGAAGTGGCTCGCGGCGATCGACAGCGTCACCCCGCTCTCGGCCGCCGGCCTCGGACTCGTGATGGCGGCGACCAACACCAAGAACATCCCCCTCGAGCTCAAGGCCGGCGCGCTCATCGGCGAAGCGCACCTCGCGCCGCTCGCCGCCGTCGGGCTGTGCCTTGCCATCGCGCTGGCCGGTTCACTGCTGCTCGTGATTCCGGCCCTCGTCCAGCTGACCGGCACGGCCCGCGTGCACTCCGCCCTGCAGGCGCTGAAATCGCAGCTGATCATGCACAACGCCGCCATGATGACGGTACTGTTCGCGATCCTCGCGGCGAACGAGCTGGCACAGGTCATCCATCGCCTGGCCGCCTGA
- the yidC gene encoding membrane protein insertase YidC — MDLFTLPPLAALLDLSARGLMALTALLAPVAGPAAAAAAVVLVTLLVRTALVPAGVAQAKADQARSRLAPRLRALQQRWRAHPERLQRETLALYRAEGVSPAAGCLPLLIQAPIVGLVYAVFLHGSIAGHANPLLAEHLFGVSLGQSAVAAVSSGVVPAAAAVFGVIVLLIAFVGELTRRLLRPTAAATLPAWQRTLTASAPFLTAVAALFVPLAAAVYLLTTVTWTLGQRLVLRRLYPPQQAS; from the coding sequence GTGGACCTCTTCACCCTGCCGCCCCTGGCGGCTCTGCTCGACCTCTCGGCACGCGGGCTCATGGCCCTCACCGCCCTTCTCGCCCCCGTCGCCGGCCCGGCGGCCGCCGCCGCGGCCGTCGTGCTCGTCACCCTCCTCGTGCGGACGGCGCTCGTCCCGGCCGGTGTCGCCCAGGCGAAAGCCGATCAGGCGCGCTCGCGCCTGGCGCCGCGGCTGCGCGCCCTGCAGCAGCGGTGGCGCGCGCACCCCGAGCGGCTGCAGCGCGAGACCCTCGCGCTCTACCGCGCCGAAGGCGTCTCGCCGGCGGCCGGGTGTCTTCCGCTTCTGATTCAGGCGCCGATCGTCGGGCTCGTGTACGCCGTCTTCCTGCACGGATCGATCGCCGGGCACGCGAATCCGCTGCTGGCCGAACACCTCTTCGGTGTGTCGCTGGGTCAGAGCGCCGTCGCCGCGGTGTCGAGCGGCGTCGTTCCGGCGGCCGCTGCGGTGTTCGGTGTCATCGTGCTGCTCATCGCGTTCGTCGGTGAACTCACGCGGCGTCTGCTGCGACCGACAGCCGCGGCGACGCTGCCGGCATGGCAGCGCACGCTGACCGCGTCGGCGCCGTTCCTCACTGCCGTCGCGGCCCTGTTCGTTCCCCTCGCGGCAGCGGTCTACCTGCTGACGACCGTCACCTGGACCCTCGGCCAGCGACTCGTGCTGCGACGGCTGTACCCGCCGCAGCAGGCGTCATGA
- a CDS encoding alpha/beta hydrolase, whose protein sequence is MPDTPAASERVMRAVIRTLGALPEPIQRVIAGRPVVVDGQRLATEVQMALRLLNALPGSDFSDLPLDRARAQIDAEARIFGGSLPVASVEDIEIPTRAGAAPARRYQNVPEAEGTVVYFHGGGWVVGSLDSADSVCRFIAATSGLEVISVDYRLAPEHPFPAGVEDAIDSYRWVREHRPGRPIAVAGDSAGGNLSAVVSLATVGDAAGAPDFQLLFFPVTDLSGKHRSYRLFSDGYFLTEKQMDWYRGHYLPTPAHALEPFASPLRAEASALTKLPPAHVAVSGFDVLRDEGIAYAERLRDAGVPTTLQVVEGHIHAFVNATGVGRLSSRALAESVGVLVRGLGGRTGVTDADASAPSER, encoded by the coding sequence ATGCCCGACACTCCTGCCGCCTCCGAACGCGTGATGCGCGCGGTCATCCGCACCCTCGGCGCGCTTCCCGAGCCGATCCAACGGGTCATCGCCGGTCGGCCCGTCGTCGTGGACGGCCAGCGCCTCGCCACCGAGGTGCAGATGGCGCTGCGGCTGCTCAATGCACTGCCCGGCTCCGACTTCTCCGACCTGCCGTTGGATCGCGCGCGGGCCCAGATCGATGCCGAAGCCCGCATCTTCGGCGGCTCGCTGCCTGTCGCGAGCGTCGAGGACATCGAGATCCCGACGCGTGCGGGGGCTGCTCCGGCGCGCCGCTATCAGAACGTGCCCGAGGCCGAAGGCACCGTCGTGTACTTCCACGGCGGCGGGTGGGTGGTCGGCAGCCTCGATTCGGCCGACTCGGTGTGCCGGTTCATCGCCGCCACCAGTGGCCTGGAAGTCATCTCGGTCGACTACCGCCTGGCACCCGAGCACCCGTTCCCCGCGGGCGTCGAGGACGCGATCGACAGCTACCGCTGGGTGCGCGAGCACCGGCCCGGCCGCCCGATCGCGGTCGCGGGCGACAGCGCCGGCGGCAATCTGAGCGCGGTGGTGAGCCTTGCCACCGTGGGAGATGCGGCAGGCGCGCCCGACTTCCAGCTGCTGTTCTTCCCGGTCACGGATCTGTCCGGCAAGCACCGCTCCTACCGACTGTTCTCCGACGGCTACTTCCTCACGGAGAAGCAGATGGACTGGTACCGCGGGCACTACCTGCCGACGCCCGCGCATGCGCTCGAGCCGTTCGCCTCGCCGCTACGGGCCGAGGCGTCCGCGCTCACGAAGCTGCCGCCCGCGCACGTGGCCGTCTCGGGCTTCGACGTGCTGCGTGACGAGGGCATCGCCTACGCCGAAAGACTGAGGGATGCCGGGGTGCCGACGACGCTGCAGGTCGTCGAGGGGCACATCCACGCGTTCGTCAATGCCACCGGCGTGGGCCGGCTGAGCTCCCGCGCGCTCGCCGAGTCGGTCGGCGTGCTCGTTCGCGGACTCGGCGGGCGCACCGGCGTCACCGACGCAGACGCGTCCGCACCGTCGGAGCGATGA
- a CDS encoding amidohydrolase, whose product MSDTCSAATPLSRDRLAPAIAAAGATVSPAHYGAPAESGERSAPTATADLLVVGRIATGDPAAPSAEAMAVRDGRIVALGSAAELDGLTGPATKILSPDGVVIPGLIEPHAHIWVSLLTLEWVDVSHATCPRFDDVIAVLKTAAHATPAGQYVLAKLFDPSLYPGEPALTRDILDRVATDRPVVVLNASMHFAYANSAALDAAGITDATPQPSGGTLEKREGRLTGVVGESPAVTMLLAHLPRPTAAEVGRGIRHVLNEFAGAGVTSMREAMTGTLAGVSEIAMLHQLNGAERLPVRVSTAQFSSLAGCATPAEVAQAWKAAGVTPFSGDAMVRADAWKIVADGSNQGRSGYFLQPYLGETSGGHANWTPESLREVMRAGLDDGWQLMIHTNGDAAVEFALQAAEELLPGRDALRHRFEHASVTTDDQLARMAAVGVSPSFLMDHVYYWGAAFRDTILGPARAARLDRVASALRAGLRPSLHSDYNVTTVQPLRSARTAVLRRLEADGTVLAPDERVSAAEALSAITADAAWQIHADDRGTLTAGRRADFAVVDADPWTSDPESWDRIAVNATYIDGVPAFTA is encoded by the coding sequence ATGTCCGACACCTGCAGCGCCGCGACTCCCCTCAGCCGCGACCGCCTCGCGCCCGCCATCGCCGCGGCCGGCGCCACCGTCAGCCCCGCGCACTACGGCGCGCCCGCAGAATCGGGCGAGCGGAGCGCCCCGACCGCCACAGCGGACCTCCTGGTCGTCGGCCGGATCGCGACCGGCGACCCCGCGGCTCCGAGCGCGGAGGCGATGGCGGTGCGCGACGGCCGCATCGTCGCACTGGGATCGGCGGCGGAGCTGGACGGGCTGACCGGCCCGGCGACGAAGATCCTGTCCCCCGACGGCGTGGTGATCCCCGGTCTCATCGAGCCGCACGCGCACATCTGGGTGTCGCTGCTCACACTCGAGTGGGTCGACGTCTCGCACGCCACCTGTCCGCGCTTCGACGACGTCATCGCCGTCCTGAAGACGGCTGCGCACGCGACACCCGCCGGTCAGTACGTGCTGGCGAAGCTGTTCGACCCGAGCCTGTACCCCGGTGAGCCGGCCCTCACCCGCGACATCCTCGACCGGGTCGCGACCGACCGTCCCGTGGTCGTGCTGAATGCGTCGATGCACTTCGCCTACGCCAACAGCGCAGCCCTGGATGCCGCCGGCATCACCGACGCCACACCGCAGCCGAGCGGGGGCACGCTGGAGAAGCGCGAAGGCAGGCTCACCGGCGTGGTCGGCGAGTCGCCCGCGGTGACGATGCTGCTCGCGCACCTGCCGCGTCCGACAGCGGCGGAGGTGGGCCGCGGCATCCGTCACGTGTTGAACGAGTTCGCTGGTGCCGGCGTGACCTCGATGCGCGAAGCGATGACCGGCACGCTGGCCGGCGTGAGCGAGATCGCGATGCTGCACCAGCTCAACGGGGCCGAACGCTTGCCGGTGCGAGTGTCGACGGCGCAGTTCTCCTCCCTGGCGGGGTGCGCGACGCCCGCCGAGGTCGCCCAGGCGTGGAAGGCGGCCGGCGTCACGCCGTTCAGCGGAGATGCGATGGTGCGCGCCGACGCGTGGAAGATCGTGGCGGACGGCTCGAACCAGGGTCGTTCCGGATACTTCCTGCAGCCGTATCTCGGCGAGACCTCGGGAGGCCACGCGAACTGGACGCCGGAGAGCCTGCGCGAAGTGATGCGCGCCGGTCTCGACGACGGTTGGCAGCTGATGATCCACACGAACGGCGACGCGGCGGTCGAGTTCGCCCTCCAGGCCGCCGAAGAGCTGCTGCCGGGGCGCGACGCTCTCCGGCACCGCTTCGAGCACGCCTCAGTGACCACCGACGACCAGCTCGCGCGGATGGCCGCGGTGGGAGTGTCGCCGAGCTTCCTGATGGACCACGTCTACTACTGGGGTGCGGCGTTCCGCGACACGATCCTCGGCCCCGCGCGCGCCGCGCGACTGGACCGCGTCGCGTCGGCCCTCCGCGCGGGGCTGCGCCCCAGTCTGCACTCCGACTACAACGTGACGACGGTGCAGCCGTTGCGCAGCGCCCGCACCGCGGTGCTGCGCCGTCTGGAGGCCGACGGCACGGTGCTCGCGCCGGACGAGCGCGTCAGCGCGGCCGAGGCGCTGTCGGCGATCACCGCGGATGCCGCCTGGCAGATCCACGCCGACGATCGCGGCACGCTCACGGCCGGACGCCGCGCCGACTTCGCGGTCGTCGACGCCGATCCGTGGACGAGCGATCCCGAGAGCTGGGATCGCATCGCCGTGAACGCCACCTACATCGACGGCGTCCCCGCCTTCACCGCCTGA
- a CDS encoding MFS transporter, which translates to MTTTPPTSVVRSAHTLAIPLLGVLAAVQGSAPNIAATALVGASRGLDMVGGDQALAASMQTLAIAASVITTGLLADRIGRRRMLVAALVTGLVGQLIVAAAPMALVYILGQAVTGVGLGAVYAASFAYIQVLAAPGRLPAAVATFAACSGAAGVLFTFSGGLLAGVDWRLAFVLVPVLSALCVPAVLVLLPSVAPTVTEKRDVGGQVALITGMVVFLFGVSQLASSLTSPLTWGAMALGVVLLGVFVWSQTRVANPFFPVALFRRPLFLAALCAGFVFNAGGAVAFLQLSNVWQYVLALTPSSVAVWQLPVSLASIVGAIVLGRLMTRGMSPQTSLLVGGILSAAGFGAAFLARDASTPLAFVPAGILIAFGITAAALPYGTLVLSEAPADFYGPVTSSRTTFGQLFSSLGTALSTAVITQLTISGITARLSAAGLTDAAVHTALVGVGTYAKDGTRPDAQVFDAAVAAYRDGFGALMVGMAVVALAASIVGAALIARASRAVPTSGSGGAPS; encoded by the coding sequence ATGACAACGACACCACCGACATCCGTCGTGCGCTCCGCGCACACCCTCGCGATCCCCCTGCTCGGCGTGCTCGCCGCAGTTCAGGGCTCCGCCCCGAACATCGCCGCCACCGCACTCGTGGGCGCGAGCCGCGGCCTCGACATGGTCGGCGGCGATCAGGCGCTCGCGGCATCCATGCAAACCCTCGCGATCGCCGCCTCGGTCATCACCACAGGCCTGCTCGCCGACCGGATCGGCCGCCGCCGCATGCTCGTCGCCGCCCTCGTGACAGGTCTCGTCGGCCAGCTGATCGTGGCCGCCGCGCCGATGGCGCTCGTCTACATCCTCGGTCAGGCGGTGACGGGCGTCGGCCTGGGCGCCGTGTACGCCGCCTCGTTCGCCTACATCCAGGTGCTGGCCGCGCCGGGCCGGCTCCCTGCGGCCGTCGCGACGTTCGCTGCGTGTTCGGGCGCGGCCGGAGTGCTGTTCACCTTCTCGGGGGGCCTGCTCGCCGGAGTCGACTGGCGCCTCGCGTTCGTGCTCGTTCCCGTGCTGTCGGCACTGTGCGTCCCCGCCGTCCTCGTGCTTCTGCCGTCGGTCGCCCCCACCGTCACGGAGAAGCGCGACGTGGGCGGACAGGTTGCGCTCATCACCGGCATGGTCGTGTTCCTGTTCGGCGTCTCACAGCTCGCCTCGTCGCTGACCAGCCCGCTGACGTGGGGAGCCATGGCGCTCGGCGTCGTGCTTCTCGGCGTCTTCGTCTGGTCGCAGACGCGGGTCGCGAACCCGTTCTTCCCGGTCGCGCTCTTTCGCCGACCCCTTTTCCTCGCGGCGCTCTGCGCAGGCTTCGTCTTCAACGCCGGCGGCGCCGTCGCCTTCTTGCAGCTGTCGAACGTGTGGCAGTACGTGCTGGCTCTGACCCCCAGCAGCGTCGCGGTGTGGCAGCTGCCGGTGTCGCTCGCCTCGATCGTCGGGGCGATCGTGCTGGGGCGCCTGATGACCCGCGGCATGAGCCCGCAGACCTCCCTGCTGGTCGGCGGCATCCTCTCCGCCGCGGGCTTCGGGGCGGCCTTCCTCGCCCGAGACGCCTCCACGCCGCTGGCGTTCGTACCCGCCGGCATCCTCATCGCCTTCGGTATCACCGCCGCGGCGCTTCCGTACGGGACGCTCGTGCTCAGTGAGGCTCCGGCCGACTTCTACGGACCGGTGACCAGTTCGCGCACGACCTTCGGGCAGCTCTTCTCCTCCCTCGGTACCGCACTGTCGACCGCCGTGATCACCCAGCTCACGATCTCGGGGATCACCGCCCGCCTGTCGGCGGCGGGACTGACGGATGCCGCGGTGCACACCGCTCTTGTCGGCGTCGGCACCTACGCGAAGGACGGCACGCGCCCCGACGCGCAGGTGTTCGATGCCGCGGTGGCCGCCTACCGCGACGGGTTTGGCGCACTGATGGTCGGCATGGCTGTCGTCGCGCTGGCGGCGAGCATCGTCGGCGCGGCCCTGATCGCTCGCGCGTCGCGGGCCGTGCCGACCTCCGGTAGCGGTGGCGCACCGTCATGA
- a CDS encoding response regulator has product MASDWTRRVLVVEDQAALRMLVCELLERHGFETAAAGDAATATRLFTEFDPDALLTDIDLGSRPSGAELAAMLSELAPHLAIVFLSSYPRAAAGATAMGIAHAVFVSKQDLDSADGLVSALEQALSTRRAPAATTPPAPDARDGLGALTRHQLEILAMVARGWSNERIAEETASSVRAVERSISRLFDRLDVTGDPTVSPRVAAAAMYLAAFGPAR; this is encoded by the coding sequence GTGGCCTCGGACTGGACCCGTCGCGTGCTCGTGGTCGAAGACCAGGCCGCGCTGCGCATGCTCGTGTGCGAGCTGCTCGAGCGTCACGGGTTCGAGACGGCCGCCGCGGGGGACGCGGCGACGGCGACGCGCCTGTTCACCGAGTTCGACCCCGACGCGCTCCTCACCGACATCGACCTCGGCAGTCGCCCCTCCGGCGCCGAGCTGGCCGCCATGCTGTCCGAGCTCGCACCACATCTGGCGATCGTCTTCCTGAGCAGTTATCCGCGCGCAGCGGCCGGCGCGACGGCGATGGGCATCGCCCACGCGGTCTTCGTCTCCAAGCAGGACCTCGACTCCGCGGACGGCCTCGTGTCGGCGCTGGAGCAGGCACTGTCGACGCGGCGGGCCCCGGCGGCGACGACGCCGCCCGCACCCGACGCACGCGACGGGCTCGGAGCCCTGACGCGCCATCAGCTCGAGATCCTGGCGATGGTCGCCCGCGGCTGGTCGAACGAGCGCATCGCGGAAGAGACCGCGTCCAGCGTGCGCGCCGTGGAACGCTCGATCAGCCGCCTGTTCGACCGTTTGGACGTCACGGGCGACCCGACCGTCAGCCCCCGTGTCGCCGCTGCGGCGATGTACCTCGCCGCGTTCGGCCCCGCCCGGTGA